The following coding sequences lie in one Gammaproteobacteria bacterium genomic window:
- a CDS encoding MotA/TolQ/ExbB proton channel family protein, translated as MNIVDLFQQGGPVMWVLLAMSILAVTIILLKLFQFFRSGLRRLDFVDPALTALQHHDHHTALAALKKQRSPVAHVMESAIRCGADPAMNAKDVEAEVSRIGSAQIRNLESWLRGLSSIAHLSPLLGLLGTVTGMIAAFMSLEAAGSQVDPSILSGGIWEALLTTAFGLTVAIPAMAAFYYLEGEVDHVRASMKDVSIRVLRHFGKTPSNISSRDDEKIEDETHGI; from the coding sequence ATGAACATAGTCGATCTATTCCAACAAGGTGGGCCGGTGATGTGGGTATTACTCGCCATGTCGATACTGGCCGTCACCATTATCCTACTGAAGCTGTTTCAGTTCTTTCGTAGCGGTTTGCGGCGCCTGGACTTTGTCGACCCTGCACTCACGGCACTCCAGCACCATGACCACCACACGGCATTAGCGGCCTTAAAAAAACAGCGCAGCCCGGTAGCCCATGTCATGGAGAGCGCCATACGCTGCGGCGCTGATCCCGCCATGAACGCAAAAGATGTCGAGGCGGAAGTGAGCCGCATCGGCTCGGCCCAGATACGCAACCTTGAATCATGGCTGCGCGGGCTCTCATCCATCGCCCACTTGAGTCCACTATTGGGATTATTGGGAACGGTGACCGGTATGATCGCCGCCTTCATGAGCCTTGAAGCGGCGGGCAGTCAGGTTGATCCATCGATCCTCTCCGGGGGGATCTGGGAAGCGCTACTCACCACCGCCTTTGGTTTAACCGTAGCGATTCCGGCGATGGCGGCCTTCTACTATCTGGAAGGTGAAGTTGACCATGTACGCGCCTCCATGAAAGATGTGAGTATTCGGGTATTGCGCCATTTTGGTAAAACACCCAGTAACATCTCTAGCCGCGATGATGAGAAAATCGAGGATGAGACCCATGGAATTTGA
- a CDS encoding TonB-dependent receptor: MKKQYRLLHGAITMAALGLALPAGAADKMAVDAHAGAKVLDKIMVIGNPANIEKIPGSAQVVKKEDIRQQNYDDVNRVLRKVPGVYVREEDGFGLFPSISLRGVDTTRSSKVTVMEDGVMMSPAPYTAPAAYYSPTAGRMSGLEVLKGSSQIKYGPHTTGGVINYLSTAIPTQEKAYLKSTFGRFNEQRTHAYVGNTFDAGAAGQFGILLEGYRRQSDGFKKIDERADFRNGDETGFSKTDAMIKLSWEPDSTIYQRFEFKYGSSELDANETYLGLSQADFDADPTRRYAASRFDNIKSEQSQTSLRWSISPTDDIDVITTLYQTDFKRNWYKLSSINGDKIAAVVETPGPSQTCMKGRGPCDMDIKANNRSYTTQGIETVGYFRFSNGDIQHEIMAGLRLHEDDITRFQWQDTYTQDGNGLITAVSRGTPGAAGNRYQKTKALALFVQDTIETGAWTFTPGFRYEQLNQTSEEPKGTLQSAGGTKGRDGENSFSVNAYGVGAAYQINTQWTGFSSLHTGYSTPSPRGTRGGLDPESSTAFEVGVRYANPAQAFAAESTFFYTAFNDLIVTDNVGGTGTGEDENFGELDTLGIELALQYDAGLANSWGLSNPSFISATYTNATQKNDSISTDAESIFSYGKAGNAVPYIPALTLSLGTGIETQKWGAFISGNYVSATYTSASNVNDQINGAGDPDARYGKTDRYFTADISAFYRLNETVKIFSGVQNIFDATYVVSRQPYGARGGLPRFVYAGIEVDM; the protein is encoded by the coding sequence GTGAAAAAACAATACCGTTTACTGCACGGCGCTATCACCATGGCGGCACTTGGCCTGGCACTTCCTGCGGGTGCAGCAGATAAGATGGCGGTTGATGCCCATGCGGGTGCCAAGGTGCTTGATAAGATTATGGTGATCGGCAATCCGGCGAATATTGAAAAAATACCCGGCTCTGCTCAGGTTGTTAAAAAAGAGGATATTCGCCAGCAGAATTATGATGATGTGAATCGCGTGCTACGCAAAGTACCGGGTGTCTATGTGCGTGAAGAGGATGGTTTTGGTCTCTTTCCAAGCATCAGTTTGCGAGGAGTGGATACCACCCGCAGCTCTAAGGTAACCGTTATGGAAGATGGCGTGATGATGTCCCCCGCCCCCTACACCGCACCCGCTGCTTACTATTCACCCACCGCAGGGCGCATGAGTGGACTAGAGGTATTGAAAGGTTCCAGCCAGATAAAATATGGCCCACACACTACCGGTGGCGTTATCAACTACCTCTCAACAGCGATTCCAACCCAAGAGAAAGCGTATCTAAAGTCAACCTTTGGCCGCTTTAACGAGCAACGCACCCACGCCTATGTAGGAAATACTTTTGATGCCGGTGCCGCCGGTCAGTTCGGTATTTTGCTGGAGGGGTATCGCCGACAGAGTGATGGTTTCAAAAAAATTGATGAGCGTGCTGATTTTCGCAACGGAGATGAGACCGGATTTTCTAAAACAGATGCCATGATTAAACTTTCATGGGAACCAGACAGCACAATCTATCAGCGTTTTGAGTTTAAATACGGTAGCAGTGAGCTGGATGCTAATGAGACCTACCTCGGCTTGAGCCAAGCCGACTTTGATGCCGACCCAACACGCCGTTATGCCGCGTCACGTTTTGATAACATCAAGAGTGAACAGAGCCAGACATCTCTGCGCTGGAGCATCAGCCCTACAGATGATATCGATGTTATTACCACCCTCTACCAAACTGACTTCAAACGCAACTGGTACAAACTCAGCAGTATTAATGGAGATAAAATCGCCGCCGTTGTGGAGACACCCGGCCCATCACAAACATGCATGAAAGGGCGCGGGCCTTGTGATATGGATATCAAGGCCAACAACCGATCCTACACTACACAAGGCATCGAAACAGTGGGTTATTTTCGTTTTTCGAACGGTGATATCCAACACGAAATCATGGCCGGTCTTCGACTGCACGAGGATGATATAACGCGCTTTCAGTGGCAGGACACCTACACTCAGGATGGTAATGGCCTCATCACCGCAGTGAGCCGTGGCACCCCGGGCGCTGCCGGTAATCGTTATCAAAAAACCAAAGCATTGGCACTGTTTGTTCAAGACACCATTGAAACCGGCGCCTGGACTTTTACCCCCGGATTTCGTTACGAGCAGCTCAATCAGACCTCCGAAGAACCCAAGGGCACCCTGCAAAGCGCCGGTGGCACCAAAGGCCGAGATGGCGAAAACAGCTTTAGTGTCAACGCCTATGGTGTGGGTGCGGCGTACCAGATCAACACACAATGGACGGGGTTTAGCAGCCTGCACACCGGCTACTCCACCCCCAGCCCACGAGGTACCCGAGGCGGTCTTGACCCGGAATCCAGTACCGCCTTTGAAGTGGGCGTACGCTATGCCAACCCAGCACAGGCATTCGCCGCTGAAAGCACATTTTTCTACACCGCTTTTAATGACTTGATCGTCACCGACAACGTCGGCGGTACCGGAACCGGTGAGGATGAAAATTTTGGAGAGTTGGATACTTTGGGTATCGAGCTTGCCCTTCAATATGATGCCGGTCTTGCTAATAGCTGGGGGCTGAGCAACCCCTCTTTTATCAGTGCCACCTACACCAATGCTACACAAAAAAATGACTCGATCTCTACCGATGCCGAGTCTATTTTCAGCTATGGCAAAGCGGGCAACGCCGTTCCCTATATTCCGGCACTCACCTTGAGCCTCGGCACGGGTATCGAGACCCAAAAATGGGGCGCATTCATCTCCGGTAACTATGTAAGCGCCACCTATACCAGTGCCAGCAATGTTAATGATCAGATCAACGGCGCGGGTGATCCCGATGCACGATATGGCAAAACAGATCGCTATTTTACCGCTGATATTTCAGCCTTTTATCGCCTGAATGAAACCGTGAAAATTTTCAGTGGAGTACAGAACATCTTTGATGCGACATATGTGGTATCACGTCAACCCTATGGCGCACGCGGTGGTTTACCACGGTTTGTTTATGCCGGCATTGAGGTGGATATGTAA
- a CDS encoding energy transducer TonB translates to MSITWRQMSIALLVTLALHAGVAAWLVLPAPLLVEKPPEKMLRVSLLAIAAEQTRVTAAAPTPKTEPTVQPKPEPEPEPEPIIQKPEPVIKPTPLPVENIPEVVAHPVIEQNAPRQDVAPAPLSAVASAQYEQQLGAWLEQQKKYPRQAKRMRIEGEVWLRILIDRNGQTKSVTLEQRSGNRLLDKAALKMAERANPFPPIPENDPRQKVEFIVPVLFALQ, encoded by the coding sequence ATGTCAATTACATGGCGACAGATGAGCATTGCACTGCTCGTCACACTTGCGCTACACGCTGGCGTGGCGGCTTGGTTGGTGCTACCTGCGCCCCTATTGGTAGAAAAACCACCGGAGAAAATGCTTCGAGTCAGTCTGTTGGCGATTGCCGCCGAGCAGACCCGTGTAACAGCGGCTGCCCCTACACCAAAAACTGAACCCACGGTACAACCAAAACCAGAGCCAGAGCCAGAGCCAGAGCCCATCATTCAAAAGCCTGAGCCTGTCATTAAACCCACACCACTACCCGTTGAAAATATCCCCGAAGTGGTAGCGCACCCAGTGATCGAGCAGAACGCCCCCAGACAAGATGTCGCCCCCGCACCGTTAAGTGCCGTAGCGAGCGCACAATATGAGCAGCAACTGGGCGCCTGGCTAGAGCAGCAGAAAAAATACCCCCGTCAAGCCAAGCGGATGCGTATTGAAGGTGAAGTCTGGTTACGCATTTTAATCGATCGCAATGGCCAGACCAAAAGCGTCACATTAGAACAGCGCAGTGGTAACCGCTTGCTTGATAAAGCGGCCCTCAAGATGGCAGAGCGGGCAAATCCTTTCCCGCCCATACCTGAAAACGACCCGCGCCAGAAGGTAGAGTTTATCGTGCCGGTACTGTTTGCCTTGCAGTAA
- a CDS encoding class I SAM-dependent methyltransferase, with protein sequence MNIWYRFIDGKPEYLVRNYWWAYLWHWGVWFFDHQLIINAILFGQYKTLSQRALSDCMKERPEGRMLQLTCAYGSMTPSLLKAMDDELYLMDVADIQLRATQKKLTDADKKRLLCARMNAEYLAYGDDVFTTVLIFFLLHELPPDARERSLGEAIRVLKPGGRFVITEYGASPKKHLLWRFPVTRWVLQRLEPFLGSFWQVDLMEMLNKHAKKQGKVIRQIDAFYCFSDFYQVSVFELN encoded by the coding sequence ATGAATATTTGGTATCGTTTTATCGATGGTAAACCCGAATATTTGGTGCGTAACTATTGGTGGGCCTATCTCTGGCATTGGGGTGTCTGGTTTTTTGATCATCAACTGATTATCAATGCGATTCTTTTTGGCCAGTACAAAACACTCTCTCAACGGGCACTAAGCGACTGCATGAAAGAGCGGCCAGAAGGGCGGATGTTACAACTCACCTGTGCTTATGGAAGCATGACACCCTCGCTGCTCAAAGCGATGGATGATGAGCTTTATCTTATGGATGTAGCGGATATTCAGCTCAGAGCAACCCAGAAAAAACTGACGGATGCAGATAAAAAGCGGTTACTTTGTGCGCGTATGAATGCAGAGTACCTTGCCTATGGTGATGATGTATTTACCACGGTTTTAATCTTCTTTCTACTGCACGAATTGCCACCTGATGCGCGGGAACGCAGCCTTGGAGAGGCCATTCGAGTACTCAAACCTGGCGGTCGCTTTGTTATCACTGAATATGGCGCCTCTCCTAAAAAGCACCTGCTGTGGCGGTTTCCAGTAACACGCTGGGTATTGCAGCGTCTGGAACCCTTCCTGGGGAGTTTTTGGCAGGTAGATTTGATGGAGATGTTGAATAAACATGCAAAAAAACAGGGCAAGGTGATTCGGCAGATTGATGCGTTTTACTGTTTTTCTGATTTTTATCAGGTTTCTGTTTTTGAGCTTAATTGA
- a CDS encoding MerR family transcriptional regulator, translating to MLTVGTLSKATKTTPDTVRHYVRIGLLTPTRNPVNGYKLFSDNDLKKLAFIRRAKGLGFTLGDIQTIFDHSSDGESPCPVVRDMIQQRIDENRVRLFELNNLQQRMDEALNRWKEMPDGEPDGEAICHLIESIK from the coding sequence ATGCTAACGGTTGGAACGTTATCAAAAGCGACAAAAACCACACCCGACACGGTGCGTCACTATGTGCGCATCGGATTATTAACGCCCACTCGAAACCCTGTAAACGGTTACAAGCTTTTTTCTGATAATGATTTAAAAAAGTTGGCGTTTATTCGCCGTGCTAAAGGGCTTGGCTTTACGTTAGGTGATATACAAACCATTTTTGACCACAGCAGTGATGGAGAGTCGCCCTGTCCGGTGGTGCGCGACATGATTCAACAACGGATTGATGAAAATAGAGTGCGACTCTTCGAATTGAACAACCTGCAACAACGTATGGATGAAGCTCTTAATAGATGGAAGGAGATGCCGGATGGCGAACCGGATGGTGAGGCGATCTGCCACCTGATTGAATCCATAAAATGA
- a CDS encoding PilZ domain-containing protein: protein MEHRYKKRFQFSLDVTVRGGDGSILYGRSCDISSEGMFIELNESVPIHTAVDVECSSCGYLPALVVHSGDRGIGVMFRATSLDEKEFLDQLLSGTLVEQVEHHSGRS, encoded by the coding sequence ATGGAACATCGATATAAAAAACGCTTTCAGTTCTCTTTGGATGTCACTGTCAGGGGAGGTGATGGTTCGATTCTGTATGGCCGAAGTTGCGATATCTCCAGCGAGGGTATGTTTATTGAACTGAACGAGAGCGTACCCATACATACGGCGGTCGATGTTGAATGCTCATCTTGTGGGTATTTACCTGCTTTGGTGGTGCACAGCGGGGATAGGGGGATCGGTGTGATGTTTCGTGCGACAAGCCTCGATGAAAAAGAGTTTCTGGATCAGTTGCTTTCAGGAACGTTAGTAGAGCAGGTTGAACACCACAGTGGAAGGTCATGA
- a CDS encoding DUF2231 domain-containing protein, with protein MPEIIPNFHPIFVHFTVALLSLSVALHVVMFFVKSPLKEQWKTVANWSLWFGAGVTVITALTGLDAYNTVAHDTPSHLAMTEHRNWAVVTVTLFLTLAAWSIIWARKESARGVAFAACMVIAGGVLGATAWHGGELVYRYGLGVMSLPQSEGDGHSHAHGEGGGHAHGDDKGQVTDHDDMMDFSGMDEMSDDGHDHKH; from the coding sequence ATGCCTGAAATCATCCCTAATTTTCATCCCATTTTTGTCCACTTTACGGTGGCGCTACTCTCACTCTCTGTGGCTCTGCATGTGGTGATGTTTTTTGTCAAATCACCGTTAAAAGAGCAGTGGAAAACGGTGGCAAACTGGTCGCTCTGGTTTGGTGCTGGAGTGACTGTTATTACCGCGCTTACCGGGCTGGATGCTTATAACACGGTTGCCCATGACACCCCTTCTCATCTGGCGATGACCGAACACCGTAACTGGGCGGTAGTTACTGTTACGCTGTTTTTGACATTGGCTGCCTGGTCGATTATCTGGGCCAGAAAAGAGAGCGCTAGGGGGGTCGCCTTTGCAGCCTGTATGGTTATTGCGGGGGGTGTTTTAGGCGCTACTGCCTGGCACGGCGGTGAGTTGGTTTACCGCTATGGTTTAGGCGTGATGTCGTTGCCGCAGTCCGAAGGTGACGGGCATTCTCATGCGCACGGTGAGGGTGGCGGTCATGCCCATGGAGATGACAAGGGGCAGGTGACCGATCACGACGATATGATGGACTTTAGTGGCATGGATGAGATGAGTGATGATGGGCACGATCACAAACATTAG
- a CDS encoding isoprenylcysteine carboxylmethyltransferase family protein, with translation MHGGDLEYAYGMWVVAAFNVGLFLFFILSFLKPRGGQEWRSMGVVVAFLVALFSEMYGFPLTIYLLTGWLGDAYPALQPFNHKLGHLWVVVFGGSNLAWIIVMGLSLLLMLMGYTLLSKGWTQIHAARGELVTDGIYAYARHPQYTGLFLLIIGFLVQWPTFLTVLMAPMMLYAYVHLARVEERRAEVEFGETYSEYVHKTAAFFHR, from the coding sequence ATGCACGGTGGGGATCTCGAATACGCTTATGGCATGTGGGTAGTTGCCGCCTTTAATGTCGGGCTGTTTCTGTTTTTTATCTTGAGCTTTCTTAAGCCAAGGGGAGGGCAGGAGTGGCGTAGCATGGGAGTGGTGGTTGCCTTTCTGGTAGCACTTTTTAGTGAAATGTATGGTTTCCCGCTCACCATCTATCTACTCACCGGTTGGCTGGGCGATGCTTACCCTGCTCTGCAACCCTTTAATCACAAACTGGGGCACCTCTGGGTAGTGGTATTTGGTGGCTCAAATCTGGCCTGGATCATTGTGATGGGCTTAAGTCTGCTGTTGATGCTGATGGGTTACACCCTGCTCTCAAAAGGCTGGACACAGATCCATGCCGCCCGAGGCGAGCTGGTAACCGATGGTATTTATGCTTACGCCCGCCACCCACAATATACAGGGCTGTTTCTGCTCATTATCGGTTTTTTGGTGCAGTGGCCTACCTTTCTCACGGTGTTGATGGCACCCATGATGCTCTACGCCTATGTACACCTGGCGCGGGTAGAAGAGCGGCGCGCCGAGGTCGAATTCGGCGAAACATACAGTGAATATGTGCATAAAACAGCGGCTTTTTTCCACCGCTAG
- a CDS encoding biopolymer transporter ExbD, which translates to MEFEGRARIHSHLDIAPLIDIVFLLLVFFMLTSTFLVPEAIELELPKSSSATLTEERPIVVAFNREGQLALNGKTLQLSELGNAIKPLIAGNSELTITLKSDAHTEVQQLLAIMDEIRAAGGNNVALATLQK; encoded by the coding sequence ATGGAATTTGAAGGCCGTGCACGCATTCACTCGCACCTCGATATTGCTCCACTCATCGACATCGTCTTTCTGTTATTGGTGTTTTTTATGTTAACCAGCACCTTTTTAGTACCCGAAGCGATTGAGCTGGAGCTACCTAAATCCAGCAGCGCCACCCTCACCGAAGAGAGGCCGATAGTGGTCGCCTTCAATAGAGAGGGCCAGCTCGCACTCAACGGCAAAACCCTCCAACTCAGCGAACTTGGCAACGCCATCAAACCACTGATTGCAGGCAACAGTGAACTCACCATCACCCTAAAAAGTGATGCCCACACTGAAGTGCAGCAACTGCTGGCGATTATGGATGAGATCCGAGCTGCCGGTGGCAACAACGTTGCGTTAGCAACCCTACAGAAGTAG
- the cadA gene encoding cadmium-translocating P-type ATPase: protein MKSDPVCGMRVTKESKYHAEYQGQRYHFCSEHCQHKFEDDAEKYLPSEALVDPVCGMSVTEASEHHAEYEGEKYTFCSAGCLSKFSASPTQYLAENKGKEKGGCCCSSKKQAESKPAGKTEGCCGGQKSATPEPAEKTESCCGGKAAAEPEPTAENPHSCCDGKSQVSHATQASNQPVDESAIYTCPMHPEVEQQGPGSCPKCGMALEPKGVPVIATKTQYTCPMHPEIIQDHPGSCPKCGMALEAMTVEVEDDTSELDYMSRRFWISALFAIPVFFSAMAAEFWPQAMAELIEPNLRQWIEMVLSAPVVIWGGWIFYVRAIQSLVTRNLNMFTLIGLGVSVAWSYSVIATVFPGIFPPEVLNKVGVVPAYFEAAAVITVLILLGQMLELRARSQTNAAIKLLLGLAPKTARIVREDGSEEDIPMEHVQVGDTLRVRPGEKVPVDGTTLSGESNVDESMVTGEPLPVAKAAGERLIGATVNGTGSLLMRAEKVGSDTLLSQIVKMVAEAQRSRAPIQRLVDTVSGYFVPVVVLISIITFIVWSLWGPEPAIAYAVINAVAVLIIACPCALGLATPMSIMVGTGKGAMMGVLFKNAESLEVLRKVDTLVVDKTGTLTEGKPKLVSVMATEGFQENENLRLAATLERASEHPLAEAIVQGAEARGVALTQADDFQSVTGMGVTGVVDGRQVALGNIKLLESLGIHAGALPQQADNQRAEGQTVMLLAIDGKAAGLIGVADPIKETTPEAIRDLHGEGIKIVMLTGDSRKTAEAVAAKLDIDQVHAEVLPEQKAEVVKQLQAEGHIVAMAGDGINDAPALAQAHVGIAMGTGTDVAMESAGVTLVKGDLRGIVRARRLSRATMRNIRQNLFFAFIYNTAGVPIAAGLLYPAFGLLLSPIFAAAAMGFSSVSVITNALRLKRVKL, encoded by the coding sequence ATGAAAAGCGATCCGGTATGCGGAATGCGTGTTACTAAAGAGTCAAAATATCACGCTGAGTACCAAGGGCAGCGTTATCACTTTTGTAGTGAGCATTGTCAGCATAAATTTGAGGATGATGCTGAAAAATATCTACCGAGTGAGGCGCTGGTGGATCCGGTATGTGGCATGAGTGTCACTGAGGCATCTGAACATCATGCAGAGTATGAAGGTGAAAAATACACTTTTTGCAGTGCAGGTTGTTTGAGTAAATTTTCGGCATCACCGACCCAGTATCTGGCAGAAAATAAGGGTAAAGAGAAGGGTGGCTGCTGTTGCAGCAGTAAAAAACAGGCAGAATCGAAGCCAGCAGGAAAAACAGAGGGGTGTTGCGGTGGCCAGAAGAGTGCCACGCCCGAGCCAGCAGAAAAAACAGAGAGTTGCTGCGGTGGCAAAGCGGCGGCCGAACCAGAGCCGACAGCAGAAAACCCCCACAGCTGTTGTGATGGAAAATCACAGGTGTCTCACGCCACACAAGCATCAAATCAGCCTGTGGATGAGTCTGCAATCTACACCTGCCCGATGCACCCGGAAGTGGAGCAACAAGGCCCTGGCAGCTGCCCTAAATGTGGCATGGCACTGGAGCCAAAAGGGGTTCCCGTCATCGCCACCAAAACTCAATACACCTGTCCGATGCATCCAGAAATTATTCAGGATCACCCTGGCTCCTGTCCCAAATGTGGTATGGCGTTAGAGGCAATGACGGTTGAAGTGGAGGATGACACCAGCGAGCTGGACTATATGAGCCGCCGCTTCTGGATCAGCGCCCTGTTCGCCATTCCGGTTTTTTTCAGTGCCATGGCCGCTGAGTTTTGGCCACAGGCGATGGCTGAATTGATTGAACCCAACCTTCGCCAGTGGATTGAGATGGTGCTCTCAGCCCCGGTGGTCATCTGGGGTGGCTGGATATTTTATGTGCGTGCAATTCAGTCGCTGGTTACGCGTAACCTTAATATGTTTACCCTGATTGGACTGGGTGTCTCTGTGGCCTGGAGTTACAGCGTTATCGCCACCGTTTTCCCCGGTATTTTTCCACCCGAAGTGCTTAACAAAGTCGGTGTTGTACCCGCTTATTTCGAGGCGGCGGCGGTGATTACTGTATTGATACTGCTGGGACAGATGTTGGAGTTGCGGGCGCGCAGCCAGACCAATGCGGCGATCAAGCTGCTGCTGGGGCTTGCGCCCAAGACCGCACGTATTGTACGAGAAGATGGCAGTGAAGAAGATATTCCCATGGAGCACGTGCAGGTGGGTGACACGCTTCGGGTACGGCCAGGTGAAAAAGTCCCCGTCGACGGCACTACCCTTAGCGGTGAAAGCAATGTTGATGAATCGATGGTCACAGGAGAGCCGCTACCGGTTGCCAAAGCAGCGGGAGAACGTTTGATTGGTGCCACGGTTAACGGTACCGGCAGCTTGTTGATGCGCGCCGAAAAAGTGGGTTCAGACACACTGCTATCACAGATCGTCAAAATGGTCGCTGAGGCGCAACGCTCCCGGGCACCCATCCAAAGGCTGGTCGATACCGTTTCCGGTTACTTTGTCCCGGTGGTGGTGCTCATCTCAATAATTACTTTCATCGTTTGGAGTCTGTGGGGGCCAGAGCCTGCGATTGCTTATGCGGTGATTAATGCGGTAGCTGTGCTGATTATTGCTTGCCCTTGTGCATTAGGCTTGGCAACACCGATGTCAATTATGGTGGGCACCGGCAAAGGGGCCATGATGGGCGTGTTGTTTAAAAACGCGGAATCATTAGAGGTGTTACGAAAAGTCGACACCTTGGTGGTTGACAAAACCGGCACCCTCACTGAAGGCAAGCCCAAGCTAGTTTCAGTCATGGCCACCGAGGGTTTTCAGGAGAATGAAAATCTGCGCCTTGCCGCCACGCTTGAACGGGCCAGCGAGCATCCACTGGCTGAGGCTATTGTACAGGGTGCTGAGGCGAGAGGTGTGGCGTTGACTCAGGCTGATGACTTTCAATCGGTTACCGGTATGGGTGTTACGGGAGTGGTTGATGGGCGCCAGGTGGCACTGGGCAATATTAAACTGCTGGAGAGTTTGGGTATCCACGCCGGTGCCCTTCCACAACAGGCAGACAACCAGCGGGCTGAAGGTCAAACTGTGATGCTATTGGCCATTGATGGCAAGGCGGCTGGCTTGATCGGTGTGGCCGACCCCATTAAAGAGACGACCCCCGAAGCGATCCGTGACCTGCATGGTGAGGGGATCAAAATTGTGATGCTCACCGGTGACAGTCGCAAGACCGCAGAAGCGGTCGCCGCCAAGCTGGATATTGATCAAGTACACGCCGAGGTGCTGCCAGAGCAAAAGGCCGAAGTGGTCAAGCAGTTACAGGCCGAAGGTCATATTGTTGCCATGGCGGGTGATGGCATCAACGATGCTCCGGCGCTGGCTCAAGCCCATGTGGGGATTGCCATGGGCACCGGTACCGATGTCGCCATGGAGAGCGCCGGTGTCACCCTGGTTAAAGGCGATCTGCGAGGCATCGTGCGGGCCAGACGTCTGAGCCGTGCAACCATGCGTAATATCCGTCAAAACCTCTTTTTTGCCTTTATCTATAACACGGCGGGCGTACCCATTGCCGCCGGTTTACTCTACCCAGCCTTTGGCTTGTTGCTCTCGCCTATTTTTGCGGCGGCGGCGATGGGATTTAGTTCAGTGTCGGTGATTACTAATGCACTTAGATTAAAGAGGGTTAAGTTGTAA